One stretch of Pseudoramibacter sp. DNA includes these proteins:
- the glyA gene encoding serine hydroxymethyltransferase, whose protein sequence is MRFEHVKKTDPAVYEIMRKEWHRQQDGLELIASENFVSESVMDCMGSHLTNKYAEGLPGKRYYGGCQFVDEIENLAIDRACKLFGAEHANVQPHSGAQANTAVYVALLNPGDTVMGMALDQGGHLTHGSKVNLSGKLYHFVPYGVDKETERIDYDAFEEQVKTVKPKLVVAGASAYPRIIDFKRMAEACHANGALFMVDMAHIAGLVATGLHPSPVPYADIVTTTTHKTLRGPRGGLILCKNEFAKAIDKAVFPGTQGGPLMHTIAAKAVCFAEAMTDDFKAYQEQILKNAKTLAADLADRGFRIVSGGTDNHLMLVDVSAVGMTGKEADETLESVGITANKNTIPYDKEKPFIASGVRVGTPAVTTRGLVEEDMHVIADIFEDALIKKDPEAAKAKVKALTDKYPLYPDLMSDD, encoded by the coding sequence ATGAGATTTGAACATGTGAAAAAAACCGATCCCGCCGTGTACGAGATCATGCGCAAGGAATGGCACCGCCAGCAGGACGGTCTGGAACTGATCGCTTCGGAAAACTTCGTTTCCGAATCCGTCATGGACTGCATGGGCAGCCACCTCACCAATAAATACGCAGAAGGCCTGCCGGGCAAACGCTACTACGGCGGCTGCCAGTTCGTCGACGAAATCGAAAACCTGGCCATCGACCGCGCCTGCAAGCTCTTCGGCGCCGAACACGCCAATGTCCAGCCCCATTCTGGCGCCCAGGCGAACACCGCCGTGTACGTCGCCCTGTTAAACCCCGGGGACACCGTCATGGGCATGGCCCTGGATCAGGGCGGCCACCTGACCCACGGCTCAAAAGTCAATTTATCCGGCAAGCTCTACCACTTCGTGCCCTACGGCGTGGACAAGGAAACCGAACGGATCGACTACGACGCCTTTGAAGAACAGGTGAAAACCGTCAAGCCGAAACTCGTCGTCGCCGGTGCATCCGCTTACCCGCGCATCATCGACTTCAAGCGCATGGCCGAAGCCTGCCACGCCAACGGCGCGCTGTTCATGGTGGACATGGCCCACATCGCCGGCCTCGTCGCCACCGGGCTGCACCCGTCGCCGGTGCCCTACGCCGACATCGTCACCACGACGACCCACAAGACCTTGAGAGGGCCGAGAGGCGGCCTGATCCTGTGCAAGAACGAATTCGCCAAGGCCATCGACAAGGCGGTCTTCCCGGGCACCCAGGGCGGCCCGCTCATGCACACCATCGCCGCCAAGGCCGTGTGCTTCGCCGAAGCCATGACCGACGACTTCAAGGCTTATCAGGAACAGATCTTAAAGAACGCCAAGACCCTCGCCGCTGACCTCGCAGACCGCGGCTTCCGCATCGTCTCCGGCGGCACCGACAACCACCTCATGCTCGTGGACGTCTCCGCAGTGGGCATGACCGGGAAAGAAGCGGACGAAACCCTCGAATCCGTAGGCATCACCGCCAACAAGAACACGATCCCCTACGACAAAGAAAAACCGTTCATCGCCAGCGGCGTCCGCGTCGGCACGCCGGCCGTCACGACCCGGGGCCTCGTGGAAGAAGACATGCACGTCATCGCCGACATCTTCGAAGACGCGTTGATCAAAAAAGATCCCGAAGCGGCCAAGGCCAAAGTGAAAGCCCTCACCGACAAATACCCGCTGTACCCGGATCTCATGTCTGACGACTGA
- a CDS encoding YigZ family protein translates to MAPKNYRTVKTAAEAEQTIHKSRFIAYVFHAESEADADDFIAKLRREHYKATHVCSAYVLGTTPPKEKASDDGEPSGTAGRPILDVIKRRGLQNVGVAVVRYFGGVKLGAGGLIRAYAGSASLVLDQARIVGKIWSDTVCVVLPYPMYGGMLQKLENAGHPTWKPVRARFAETVTLDFEIPVEETEAFTAFVTDHSAGQADISTGEPKWVDTLVSAPED, encoded by the coding sequence ATGGCGCCGAAGAACTACCGCACGGTGAAGACCGCGGCGGAAGCGGAGCAGACGATCCATAAATCCCGGTTCATCGCCTACGTGTTCCACGCGGAAAGCGAGGCCGATGCGGACGATTTTATCGCGAAGCTCAGGCGGGAACATTACAAGGCGACCCACGTCTGTTCGGCCTACGTCCTCGGGACAACGCCGCCGAAGGAAAAGGCCAGCGACGACGGGGAACCCTCCGGCACCGCCGGCCGCCCCATCCTCGACGTGATCAAGCGCCGGGGCCTTCAGAACGTCGGCGTCGCAGTCGTCCGGTACTTCGGCGGGGTCAAGCTCGGCGCCGGGGGCCTCATCCGCGCCTACGCCGGCAGCGCTTCTCTCGTGCTCGACCAGGCCCGCATCGTCGGGAAGATCTGGTCCGACACAGTGTGCGTCGTCCTGCCCTACCCGATGTACGGCGGGATGCTCCAGAAACTCGAAAACGCCGGCCATCCAACCTGGAAGCCCGTCCGCGCCCGGTTCGCCGAAACCGTGACTCTGGACTTTGAAATTCCGGTCGAAGAGACCGAAGCCTTCACGGCCTTCGTCACCGACCACTCCGCCGGCCAGGCGGACATTTCCACAGGCGAGCCCAAATGGGTGGACACCCTCGTGTCCGCGCCGGAAGACTGA
- the ygiD gene encoding 4,5-DOPA dioxygenase extradiol: protein MKRMPVVFSGHGDPMIALRDDEVTRGMAAVGKNVIERCGRPKAILSVSAHWSGTGTFVQKVDEPKQIYDMYGFPKELYEVSYPVKGSAELSDRVLELLGDDVSVNNSWGIDHGTWTVLVHMFPDADIPVVQLSVDTAQPAEKRFEIGKKLAALRDEGYLIFGSGNVVHNLWRVEWDNPGGTDMTKAFNAYIIDAVQKGDADKILHYEKGPDAAYAVPTAEHYLPLIYCLGAADGDSADVFNNVCNLGSMAMTGFVFG, encoded by the coding sequence ATGAAAAGAATGCCTGTTGTCTTCTCCGGCCACGGCGATCCGATGATCGCCCTCCGCGATGACGAAGTGACCCGCGGCATGGCGGCCGTCGGGAAAAACGTGATTGAACGCTGTGGCAGACCGAAGGCGATTCTGTCCGTCTCCGCCCACTGGTCCGGCACCGGCACCTTCGTGCAGAAAGTCGATGAACCGAAACAGATCTACGACATGTACGGCTTCCCGAAGGAACTGTACGAAGTGTCCTATCCGGTTAAGGGCTCGGCTGAACTGTCCGACCGGGTGCTGGAGCTCCTCGGGGACGACGTGTCTGTCAACAATTCCTGGGGCATCGATCACGGCACCTGGACCGTCCTCGTGCACATGTTCCCGGACGCGGACATTCCCGTGGTGCAGCTGTCGGTGGATACGGCCCAGCCCGCTGAAAAACGCTTTGAGATCGGGAAAAAGCTCGCCGCCCTCCGGGACGAAGGATATCTGATCTTCGGCAGCGGCAACGTCGTCCACAATTTGTGGCGGGTCGAATGGGACAACCCCGGAGGCACGGACATGACCAAGGCCTTCAACGCCTACATCATTGATGCCGTACAAAAAGGCGACGCCGATAAAATCCTCCACTACGAAAAGGGCCCTGACGCGGCCTACGCCGTGCCCACCGCGGAACACTACCTGCCGCTCATCTACTGCCTCGGCGCCGCCGACGGCGACAGCGCCGACGTGTTCAACAATGTGTGCAATTTGGGTTCCATGGCCATGACCGGATTTGTGTTTGGCTAA
- a CDS encoding winged helix-turn-helix transcriptional regulator, translating into MKKQECEKANQFGMCPYVTAQQLLAGKWAILILQKLADGPKRFNQLQKQIAITHATLSNQLKTLEAEGLVHREVFAEVPPRVEYSLTPIGEAFRPVLDSIKTWGEQYIAYLHQKNEKAL; encoded by the coding sequence ATGAAAAAACAAGAATGTGAAAAGGCGAACCAGTTCGGGATGTGCCCCTACGTCACGGCTCAGCAGCTCCTCGCGGGCAAATGGGCCATTTTGATTCTGCAGAAGCTCGCCGACGGACCGAAGCGCTTCAACCAGCTCCAGAAGCAGATCGCCATCACCCACGCGACCCTGTCGAACCAGCTGAAAACCCTCGAAGCCGAGGGCCTCGTCCACCGGGAAGTCTTTGCCGAAGTGCCGCCCCGGGTCGAGTATTCCCTGACCCCCATCGGTGAAGCGTTCCGGCCTGTGCTCGACAGCATCAAAACCTGGGGCGAACAGTACATCGCGTATCTGCACCAGAAAAACGAAAAGGCTCTCTAA
- a CDS encoding type II toxin-antitoxin system RelE family toxin yields the protein MSYTVETTKRFNREFKKLDRYTKQMLKSWIDKRLINCDDPRQWGKALSGTLKGLWRYRIGEYRLICDIQDEKLVILALSIGHRREIYKSK from the coding sequence GTGAGTTATACGGTTGAAACGACAAAACGGTTTAACCGTGAATTTAAAAAGCTTGACCGTTACACGAAGCAAATGCTTAAATCGTGGATTGATAAGCGGCTGATTAATTGCGACGATCCCAGACAATGGGGAAAGGCATTAAGTGGGACGCTTAAAGGATTATGGCGTTATCGTATCGGTGAGTACCGCTTGATTTGTGATATTCAAGATGAGAAGCTTGTGATTTTAGCTTTATCCATCGGTCACAGGCGGGAGATTTATAAGAGCAAGTAA
- the relB gene encoding type II toxin-antitoxin system RelB family antitoxin, translating into MSFSIRLNPEERKLADSYAKLHGISLSEAFKQALFEKIDDEFDLAIAEEAYQDYLDSGKESRPITELWKEEKL; encoded by the coding sequence ATGAGTTTTTCCATTCGCTTAAATCCGGAAGAAAGAAAACTTGCGGATAGTTACGCCAAGCTTCACGGCATATCACTTAGTGAAGCGTTTAAACAGGCGTTATTTGAAAAGATTGATGATGAATTTGACCTTGCCATCGCTGAAGAAGCTTATCAGGATTATCTTGACAGTGGTAAAGAAAGCAGACCGATCACTGAACTTTGGAAAGAAGAAAAGCTGTGA
- the cas2e gene encoding type I-E CRISPR-associated endoribonuclease Cas2e yields MITLKKVPPSLRGDLTKWMQEIATGVYIGNFSTRVRENLWQRVCDAVGAGEATISYAYRNEIGYDFQTLNTERCKVDFDGIPLVFIPAENDSQRPKQNNLKKGFSTAYKRYRFKRTARPNQNKGRSEKAGTVKANERYVVLDLETTGLDVVNDRIIEVGIVKNDQGSVSVFNALIRIDAPLPKEIMQLTGITDAMLSQGRELKAVLCDMQDFIQDLPIVGYNINFDLKFLNHALNQCEMPGLSNPVMDLMKTVRREQLFQENYRLETTLKSYGIAEKVPHRALEDAKLIFELSKKVNVFDRTPN; encoded by the coding sequence GTGATAACATTGAAAAAGGTGCCGCCTTCCCTCAGAGGGGATCTGACGAAATGGATGCAGGAAATCGCCACCGGCGTCTATATCGGCAATTTCAGCACCCGCGTTCGCGAGAACCTCTGGCAGCGCGTGTGCGACGCCGTAGGCGCTGGCGAAGCGACCATCAGTTATGCCTACCGCAACGAAATCGGCTATGATTTTCAGACGCTGAATACCGAACGGTGCAAAGTGGACTTTGACGGCATTCCCCTGGTGTTTATACCGGCGGAAAACGACAGCCAGCGTCCCAAACAAAACAATTTAAAAAAAGGCTTCAGCACCGCTTATAAAAGATACCGGTTCAAAAGAACAGCCCGTCCCAATCAAAACAAGGGGCGTTCTGAAAAAGCTGGGACTGTGAAGGCGAACGAACGCTACGTTGTGCTGGATCTGGAAACCACTGGACTTGATGTCGTGAACGATCGTATAATTGAAGTAGGGATCGTAAAAAACGATCAAGGGTCGGTTTCTGTTTTTAATGCCCTGATCCGAATCGACGCGCCTTTGCCAAAAGAAATTATGCAATTAACCGGCATTACGGACGCGATGTTAAGCCAGGGCCGGGAATTGAAAGCGGTGCTTTGTGACATGCAGGACTTTATTCAAGATTTGCCGATCGTGGGGTACAACATCAACTTCGATTTGAAGTTTCTCAATCACGCATTGAACCAATGTGAGATGCCAGGACTGAGCAATCCCGTGATGGATTTGATGAAGACCGTGCGGCGGGAACAATTATTTCAGGAGAATTACCGTTTGGAGACGACGTTAAAATCCTATGGGATTGCGGAGAAAGTACCGCACCGCGCATTAGAGGATGCAAAACTGATTTTTGAACTTTCGAAGAAAGTGAATGTTTTTGACCGGACACCGAATTAA
- the cas1e gene encoding type I-E CRISPR-associated endonuclease Cas1e: MKSKRMGKATDKISLQEMPQIEDRVTFIYVEHAVINRQDGAITVTDSRGMVRIPAAILGVLFLGPGTDITHRAVELLGDAGTSMIWVGEHGVRQYAHGRSLARTTRFLKKQAVLVTNTRKRVAVARQMYKMRFPDEDVSALTMQQLRAHEGARVRRLYREMAKQHRVHWDKRTYDPDNYSSGDPVNQALSAANVALYGVVHSVVCALGLCPGLGFVHTGHDLSFVYDVADLYKAEITIPIAFEAAAAYAEGDDIGRQARLKVRDAFSDGKLLKRIVKDLQNLLSVEAEEQISLEPLSLWDDKKGTVPYGINYSER; encoded by the coding sequence TTGAAAAGTAAGCGCATGGGGAAGGCCACAGACAAAATCAGTCTGCAGGAAATGCCTCAAATTGAAGACCGGGTGACTTTTATTTACGTGGAGCACGCCGTGATCAACCGGCAGGACGGGGCCATCACCGTCACAGACAGTCGGGGCATGGTGCGCATCCCTGCCGCGATCCTGGGCGTTTTGTTCCTCGGCCCCGGAACGGATATCACGCACCGGGCTGTTGAACTTTTGGGAGATGCAGGCACCAGCATGATCTGGGTTGGCGAACACGGCGTCAGGCAGTACGCCCACGGCCGGTCTCTGGCGCGCACCACCCGGTTTCTGAAAAAACAGGCGGTGCTGGTTACGAATACCAGAAAAAGAGTGGCAGTCGCACGGCAGATGTATAAAATGCGGTTCCCGGATGAGGACGTTTCCGCGCTGACGATGCAGCAGCTGCGCGCCCACGAAGGCGCTCGGGTCCGCCGTTTGTATCGGGAAATGGCAAAGCAGCATCGGGTGCATTGGGATAAAAGAACCTATGACCCGGACAACTACAGCAGCGGCGATCCGGTCAATCAGGCGCTTTCAGCTGCGAATGTCGCGCTGTACGGCGTGGTTCACAGTGTGGTCTGCGCCTTGGGACTCTGTCCGGGGCTGGGCTTTGTGCATACGGGACATGATCTTTCCTTTGTTTACGATGTTGCGGATCTGTACAAAGCAGAAATCACCATCCCGATCGCCTTTGAGGCTGCCGCTGCATATGCAGAAGGCGATGATATTGGAAGACAGGCGCGCCTGAAGGTTCGGGATGCGTTTTCTGACGGGAAACTGCTCAAGCGAATCGTCAAAGATCTTCAGAACTTGCTGAGCGTCGAAGCGGAAGAACAGATTTCCCTCGAACCCCTGAGCCTTTGGGATGATAAAAAGGGAACGGTGCCCTACGGCATCAATTACAGCGAGAGGTAG
- the cas6e gene encoding type I-E CRISPR-associated protein Cas6/Cse3/CasE, which yields MYLSRVELDSKNRRKIRDLTHVGAYHSWVEDSFPDEKGERSRKLWRLDVLRHKTYLLVVSADKPDLFRLEKYGVPGSAATKDYAPFLNRIQAGQYYRFRAVLNPVHSVSNRAEGRGRVYPEVTVRQQMAFLEKRAAANGFELVPGQYTITDRRFVVLKKAGHRPVRLSRVAYEGLLRVQDAASFRDALTHGIGRKKAYGFGMMTVIPIEK from the coding sequence ATGTATTTATCGCGTGTAGAATTAGATTCAAAGAATCGCCGGAAGATCAGAGATTTGACCCATGTCGGGGCTTATCACAGCTGGGTTGAGGACAGCTTCCCCGATGAAAAGGGAGAACGGAGCCGAAAGCTCTGGCGCCTGGATGTGCTGCGCCACAAGACCTATCTCTTGGTGGTCAGCGCCGATAAACCCGATTTATTCAGACTTGAAAAGTATGGCGTTCCAGGATCTGCGGCAACCAAAGATTATGCGCCCTTTCTGAACCGCATCCAAGCCGGGCAGTATTACCGATTCAGAGCCGTTTTGAATCCGGTGCACTCTGTTTCAAACCGTGCGGAAGGAAGGGGAAGGGTTTATCCCGAGGTCACGGTGCGTCAGCAGATGGCCTTTCTTGAAAAGCGGGCCGCCGCCAATGGCTTTGAGCTGGTGCCGGGGCAGTATACGATTACCGACCGCCGGTTTGTGGTGCTGAAAAAAGCGGGGCATCGGCCTGTGCGGCTGAGCCGTGTCGCCTATGAAGGCCTTTTGCGCGTTCAGGACGCCGCAAGCTTTCGGGACGCGCTGACCCATGGGATCGGCCGGAAAAAAGCCTATGGCTTTGGCATGATGACGGTAATCCCCATTGAAAAGTAA
- the cas5e gene encoding type I-E CRISPR-associated protein Cas5/CasD, translating into MRTILLKFSGPLQSWGTASHFESRHTDLYPSKSAVIGMIAAALGYRRSEDEKIRRLNQLHFAVRADQEGKITEDYQTAHQYKYKPDPVLERTYVTHRYYLEDAVFLAAVGHEDDQWMAKIEKALRYPYFQLYLGRRSCPVTADCLFDVTDQDVISALKQAPWQAAGWYKRMHQGPVYLYADAELLPNGKRSFRRDQVVSLAERGRKYALRQESSALVQVENDSRPEHDVFASI; encoded by the coding sequence ATGAGAACGATACTTTTAAAATTTTCAGGGCCCCTGCAGTCCTGGGGGACTGCTTCTCATTTTGAAAGCCGGCATACTGATCTGTATCCGTCCAAAAGCGCCGTGATCGGCATGATTGCGGCTGCCTTGGGTTACAGGCGGTCTGAGGACGAAAAGATCCGGCGTTTGAATCAGCTGCACTTTGCGGTGAGAGCAGATCAGGAAGGGAAAATCACAGAAGACTACCAGACGGCCCATCAGTACAAATACAAACCCGATCCTGTCTTAGAGCGAACTTATGTCACCCATAGATATTATCTGGAAGATGCAGTCTTTTTGGCTGCAGTGGGTCATGAAGATGATCAGTGGATGGCGAAAATCGAAAAGGCCCTGCGGTATCCGTATTTTCAGCTGTATTTGGGGAGACGTTCGTGCCCGGTTACGGCGGACTGCCTTTTTGATGTGACGGATCAGGATGTGATTTCGGCACTGAAACAAGCGCCGTGGCAGGCGGCGGGCTGGTACAAACGCATGCATCAGGGACCGGTTTATCTGTACGCGGACGCAGAGCTTCTGCCAAATGGCAAGCGGTCGTTCAGGAGAGATCAGGTTGTTTCACTGGCAGAGCGCGGGCGGAAATACGCATTGCGTCAGGAAAGCAGCGCGCTTGTCCAGGTTGAAAACGACAGCCGTCCGGAACATGATGTGTTCGCTTCAATTTAG
- the cas7e gene encoding type I-E CRISPR-associated protein Cas7/Cse4/CasC produces MKDHRLYMDIHAIQTLPPSNVNRDDSGSPKTAQYGGVQRARVSSQAWKRAIRRYFADHSGADLGVRTKRIIDYVAEQILALDASVGEEAAMNMAEETLNKAGIKTDKKKRAAKALFFMGKKQAAELAKAALAGETDKKALQEILKEEPDIDIALFGRMVADDPTLNEDASAQVAHAISTHAVQTEFDYYTAMDDKSPEDQAGAGMLGTIEYNSETLYRYANVAVHELVRQLDSKEKAISALKLFVEAFSNSMPSGKINTFANDTLPQALMINIRGDRPVNLVSAYENPVRPHDGYVGESVRRLFEELKKTEKFVDKPLLTLYLTQDEVSEKPEGQAEDSLRDLLNDLDQLEDLM; encoded by the coding sequence ATGAAAGATCACAGACTTTACATGGACATCCATGCCATTCAGACCCTTCCGCCTTCAAATGTCAACCGCGACGATTCCGGCAGTCCGAAGACGGCGCAGTACGGCGGCGTTCAGAGAGCCAGAGTGAGTTCCCAGGCGTGGAAACGGGCGATCCGCCGGTATTTTGCGGACCACAGCGGCGCCGATTTGGGCGTCCGCACCAAAAGAATCATTGATTATGTTGCAGAGCAGATTCTTGCATTAGATGCTTCTGTTGGAGAAGAAGCTGCCATGAATATGGCGGAGGAGACGCTGAACAAAGCAGGGATCAAAACAGATAAGAAGAAGCGGGCCGCGAAGGCGCTGTTTTTCATGGGCAAGAAACAGGCGGCTGAACTGGCAAAGGCGGCCTTGGCCGGGGAAACCGATAAAAAGGCGCTGCAGGAGATTTTGAAAGAAGAGCCAGATATTGATATTGCGCTGTTTGGCCGCATGGTGGCAGATGATCCCACATTGAACGAGGATGCATCCGCCCAGGTCGCTCATGCGATTTCCACCCACGCCGTCCAGACGGAATTCGACTATTACACCGCCATGGACGACAAATCGCCGGAAGATCAGGCAGGCGCCGGGATGCTCGGGACGATTGAGTACAATTCAGAAACCCTTTACCGGTATGCCAATGTCGCCGTGCATGAACTGGTGCGCCAGCTTGACAGCAAAGAAAAAGCAATCAGTGCGCTGAAGCTGTTTGTAGAGGCGTTTTCAAATTCCATGCCATCCGGCAAAATCAACACCTTTGCCAATGACACCCTTCCCCAGGCGCTGATGATCAACATTAGAGGGGACAGACCGGTCAATCTGGTCAGCGCCTACGAAAACCCGGTGAGACCCCACGACGGCTATGTCGGGGAATCTGTTCGGCGTTTATTTGAAGAACTCAAAAAAACAGAAAAATTTGTCGACAAGCCGCTGCTCACCCTGTACTTGACCCAGGACGAAGTTTCTGAAAAGCCGGAAGGCCAAGCAGAAGACAGCCTTCGGGATCTGCTGAATGATCTGGATCAGCTTGAAGACTTGATGTAA
- the casB gene encoding type I-E CRISPR-associated protein Cse2/CasB: MVKEHQVQTERATVWKVTNQIIAKIENGEKYGIQKAAVLARLRNAIGKPLSEAEEVWPILFENLPREFLSPNGGETYQEKAIYTTLQLYAVCMQGSAGSVKSDSAYKGSIGKSLGNGRDPEDSKALDRRFGALITADTFEAMTYHLRQMIKIVKSHTGMTVNFPRLAKDLLSFQYGDQRKIGFQWAQDYYAYKKPASELKTDDAQ, encoded by the coding sequence TTGGTAAAAGAACATCAGGTACAAACTGAGCGTGCAACGGTCTGGAAGGTGACAAACCAGATCATTGCAAAAATTGAAAACGGCGAAAAATACGGGATTCAAAAGGCGGCAGTGCTGGCAAGGCTGAGAAATGCTATCGGCAAGCCGTTGTCAGAAGCAGAAGAGGTGTGGCCGATTCTCTTCGAAAATCTGCCCCGTGAGTTTTTAAGCCCAAACGGCGGTGAAACCTATCAAGAAAAAGCGATTTACACCACCCTGCAGCTCTACGCGGTATGCATGCAGGGATCAGCAGGGTCGGTCAAATCCGATTCCGCTTATAAAGGCTCTATCGGAAAGTCCCTTGGCAACGGGCGGGACCCAGAGGATTCGAAAGCGCTGGACCGGCGGTTCGGCGCGCTGATCACGGCGGATACTTTCGAAGCAATGACTTATCATTTAAGGCAGATGATCAAGATCGTCAAAAGCCATACTGGCATGACCGTAAACTTTCCCCGCCTGGCGAAGGACCTGCTGTCTTTTCAATATGGAGATCAGAGAAAAATTGGCTTCCAGTGGGCGCAGGATTATTATGCCTACAAAAAACCGGCCAGTGAACTCAAAACAGATGATGCACAATAA
- the casA gene encoding type I-E CRISPR-associated protein Cse1/CasA, producing the protein MSRYNLLEESWIEVVTNRGEQKEVSLLDLFRHAEEYRCLAGEMETQNFAMLRFLLAIVQTVFSRYDSEGEPYPFLETDSQMRQIEEVDEDDADDYADALEATWDRLWQAGHFPEIVCQYLETWRDHFYLYDDKYPFFQVTEQELKAYLPEKKPTKMAGRNFNRLISESGNKTALFSPIAGTGKKGNKDQMTAAEMARWLLMLQGYIGLSDKVSLVGKDQKPSKGWLFDLGSLYLEGDNLYETLLLNEIPVSQVQKNEIRMQSPCWEMSGKDNIERLIQGVPIRNLAQLYTNWSRAIYVDPEQDENDTEIEIVKLPAIAHEDNFLEPMTVWHFNETGVHKEHYTPKKHRPDQAMWRSFGLITMRTSDEKHQRRPEILSHLDRIQKKMGSRQITIHAVGMQDDGNATSWVPVDEITDTLNVNDFVVSDTSDAGWIIRINDAVDMTKQVAAVYRGFLLDIARIRNQDIKKEGRVFADSGTEDFYQALNEPFRNWLARLQPEDSKDDKISEWYKVLKRIAEDQVQMVIRRATPRDYIGIEDKDKGHMFNIVTAYQKLKGRITRKLG; encoded by the coding sequence ATGAGCCGATACAATCTATTAGAGGAGTCGTGGATCGAAGTGGTGACCAATCGGGGCGAACAGAAGGAAGTTTCTTTATTGGATTTGTTTCGCCACGCGGAGGAATACCGGTGTCTTGCCGGAGAAATGGAAACCCAGAACTTCGCGATGCTTCGCTTTTTGCTTGCGATCGTCCAGACGGTCTTTTCACGATATGACAGCGAAGGCGAGCCGTATCCGTTTCTGGAAACGGACAGTCAGATGCGGCAGATCGAAGAAGTCGATGAAGACGACGCCGATGATTATGCAGACGCGCTGGAAGCAACCTGGGATCGCCTGTGGCAGGCCGGCCATTTCCCGGAGATCGTGTGCCAGTATCTGGAAACATGGCGGGATCACTTTTATCTGTACGATGACAAGTATCCGTTCTTTCAGGTGACAGAACAGGAATTAAAAGCCTACTTGCCGGAAAAGAAGCCGACGAAAATGGCCGGAAGAAATTTCAACCGTCTGATTTCTGAAAGCGGCAACAAAACGGCTTTGTTTTCACCAATAGCGGGGACAGGCAAAAAGGGAAATAAGGATCAGATGACAGCCGCAGAAATGGCAAGATGGCTTTTGATGCTCCAAGGCTATATCGGGCTTTCCGACAAGGTCAGTTTAGTGGGCAAGGATCAGAAACCTTCCAAGGGGTGGCTTTTTGATCTCGGCAGTCTGTATCTGGAAGGGGACAATTTATATGAAACCCTTTTGCTGAATGAGATTCCTGTTTCTCAAGTGCAAAAAAACGAGATAAGGATGCAGTCTCCCTGCTGGGAAATGAGCGGGAAGGACAATATAGAAAGGCTCATACAGGGCGTGCCCATTCGAAATCTGGCACAGCTTTACACGAATTGGAGCAGAGCGATATACGTAGATCCTGAGCAGGACGAAAACGATACGGAAATTGAGATTGTGAAGCTTCCGGCCATTGCCCATGAAGACAACTTCCTGGAACCGATGACCGTCTGGCATTTTAATGAAACAGGCGTTCATAAGGAGCATTACACGCCGAAAAAACACAGGCCAGATCAGGCGATGTGGCGCTCGTTCGGGCTGATCACAATGCGAACCTCCGATGAAAAGCATCAGAGGCGTCCGGAAATCCTGAGTCATCTTGATAGAATTCAAAAAAAGATGGGAAGCCGGCAAATCACTATCCATGCCGTCGGCATGCAGGATGACGGGAATGCGACGTCCTGGGTGCCCGTTGATGAAATAACAGATACTCTGAACGTGAACGATTTTGTCGTTTCGGATACGTCCGACGCTGGCTGGATCATCCGGATCAACGATGCCGTCGACATGACGAAGCAAGTCGCCGCTGTCTATAGAGGATTTTTATTGGATATCGCGCGCATCCGCAATCAGGATATCAAAAAAGAGGGCAGAGTTTTTGCAGATTCTGGAACAGAGGACTTCTATCAGGCGCTCAATGAACCTTTTCGGAATTGGCTCGCGCGCCTTCAGCCGGAGGATTCCAAGGACGACAAGATATCGGAATGGTACAAGGTTTTAAAGCGAATCGCGGAGGATCAGGTGCAGATGGTGATTCGCCGGGCGACGCCGCGGGATTACATCGGCATCGAAGACAAAGATAAAGGCCATATGTTTAATATCGTAACGGCTTATCAAAAACTGAAGGGCCGAATTACAAGGAAACTGGGATAG